Sequence from the Rutidosis leptorrhynchoides isolate AG116_Rl617_1_P2 chromosome 3, CSIRO_AGI_Rlap_v1, whole genome shotgun sequence genome:
GAGTTCATAGATATGGAAGTAAGTTCATCAACACATGCAAATTCACCATCAAAAAGCATAGAATTTGAATTTCAAATGGAATCTTCAAATGTACATTCAAATTCACCAGCTGATGAGCTTTTTTACAAAGGCAAACTCCTTCCACTTCACCTCCCTCCAAGAGTACAAATGGTGAAATCACTTTTGCAAAATTCTAAATTCaaacaaaatcaagaacaagaacaagaacaagaattcATTACATTCTCCACACCAATGGTTCAATCATGCAATATTTCACCATCTGAATCTTGCAGGGTTAGTACTGAACTCACCCCAGATGAATATTTCTTTGAATGGTCAACTGAATTAACAGGATTTATTGGTGATCACCCAAAAAAGTACAATGGTCCATGGTCCAAGAAACTTAGGTTAATCAAGCATTCTTCAATAACTCAAAAGTTTAAAGCTTCAAGAAGCTACTTCAAATCTTTGTTTAACAAATCAAGTTGTGGTTCAGATGGGAACTCATCTGTTAAACAAGAAGTTGAACAAGAGTGTGACAACAACTTCTTGAAAAAGTACTTAAAAGTGACTAAAAAAAATGGTTTTGGGCAACTTCAAACAGGAAAATATCCAACTTTAGCAAATGTTTTAGAGGGTATTGAAGAGCAGGGGAATGAAGATGTTTTTGATAGTAATTGCAGCCATAGGAAGTCCTTTTCAGGGGCAATTAAGAGAAAATGTTCATCttcattaacatcatcatcatcatcatcatcaacttgttCATCTACTTCTGCTTctggttcatcatcttcttcatcttcatcttcatttaattattctaataatgtAATTTATGAGTTAAAGAGGAATAGTTGTGCCGACTCAGAGCTTGAAGGTTCAATTGAAGCAGCTATTGATCATTGTAAAAAATCCCACCAGGTTTTTAATCCAAGAAACCAAGTGTTTTCAAAATGTACCTTTTAATGTTCAATCTTCATAAGCTATATTCTTTTTATctgcttttatttattattttctttGTTTTGTAAATATATAATCATATGTCCAACCATTCGCTTTTGAAATTTATGAGCATATAAATACATTCCACAAAAAATCAAATACAGTATATctgatgggaaaataatcacaacggacaatctacaaagcggaaacaaacccgtttgaccaatactttcccgacccgtatgaaccggTGAGGATGCTAATAAATAAGCTATACCAAATCCAACTCAAATCAGTAGCTAAACAGTAGCAAAACAGTAGCTAagcaataatcaagcacacacaatacacacaagactttttacgtgaaaaacctctcaaaatcgagagtaaaaaccacggaacTCGTatgccacttaaattccactatcatcaacaagagagcaatacaataatccttctctagatcaactagaggtatacaacatcatcatactcttgaactacaacaatcaacaaatatatgaaacaattaaagacaaaagaggaatgaTTTCACCCAAAAAACTACAGTCTGATCCAGAAGCTATAACTCGAGCTACAGAcctctttagacgaattcaacagttgaaaaccttggcactgatgtcaggaagacacagcccaaatttgatgaagatccaaCGGTTAGATCTCCGGGGATCTTCGATTTTCTGgactgctgtcactgtagacggaaaTTGAAGATCACACACTTTTTCTTGAAAACTTTCTGCTCTCTTGATCTGGAAATTAGCTGGATAGTTGACTCAAATAATGCCCTTAGATGTTTGACCAGGTCAACCTTCATCTTGGGCCtaatttgttgggcttgggcctTTCATCATGATTGGAAACCAATttaaacccaacaaatctccccctttccaattatgaggaagggatcgccatcccggcgatcgagcaacataccttgagcttctcacttgctaaagcctttgtgaacatgtcggaaccattatcattggtatgaactttatcaagttgaaataaaccatcttcaagacgttctctaatccaatgataccgcacatcaatatgttttgtccgcttatgatacatagaatttctagccaaatgaatcgcactctcattatcacaaagaaccacatatcgtgattgcttaaacccaatgccttgtagaaaccttttcatccacaatagttctttgcacgcttctgttgctgccatatattcagcctcggtcgtagacaatgcaacacacttttgcaaccttgattgccatgaaactgctctccctgcgaaagtcatcaaatatccagaagtagatttcatgttatctttgtttcctgccatatctgagtctgtataaccaacaagcatcggctctccatttccaaatgtgatacccaactttgaagtacctcgtaagtatctcataatccatttaactgcttcccaatgcttcttacccggatttgacataaaccgactaacaacacctaccaCATGAGCTATATCAGgtctagtacacaccatagcatatattaagctaccaaccgctgaagcatatggaactttatccatctcctcaacatcctcctttgaagaagggcaatctctatctgttagcttaaagttgatagtaagaggggaactaaccactttagcattctccatgttgaatctactaagcaccttttcaatgtattgctcttatgatatatgtaacgtcttagcacctctatctctagaaatccgaatgccaagaatctgttttgctggccccaagtctttcatagcaaaagacttgctcaattctcaaTTCAACTGCacaatttttttaatatttttttaccaacaatcaacatatcatcaacgtataacaacaatatgatgaaatcatcatcaccaaacctctgaaagaaaacacaatgatctgaagttgtctttcggtagccttgctttcctataaccgactcaaacttcttataccactgtcttggtgcttgcttcaacccatatagacttttctgaagtctacaaacataattttctttacccttaacccgaaaaccttcaggttgcatcatgtagattttcttatccaaatcaccgtgaagaaaagcagtcttgacatccatctgttcaacctcaagatcaagactagcagctaacccaagaaccactcgaatagatcccatcttcacaaccggtgagaaaatctcatcaaactcaataccctttttctggctgaatcctttaacgactaacctagctttgtaccttggttgtgaagtaagctcatctgtcttcatTTTTAATACCCATTTGTTTCgcaaagctctcttgcctttaggtaacttcaccaactcataagtattgttctcatgtaaggaattcatctcatcttgcctggcttcaccccactctttcttatgctcatctttcatagcttctgcataacactctggttctcccccatcagtgagtaatacatactcatcagcagaatatctgacagaaggatgacggtctcgggtagaccgcctaagtgggacaaatgagGGAATATCtagtactggaatctctacctgctccggagcatcattatcatcagtaccatgttcattatCATGAACATCATCATCAACATGTGAATCAATATGTTGTGGAGTAACTAGATCTAAATCAACAAGATCGGCATTATGTTGAGGAACTGActctgtcttctcaacatctttcAACATTTGATCTTCTGAAAAAataacatctcggcttcgtacaagtttctttTGAACTGGATCaaataacctgtacccaaaatcatcttcaccatagccgagaaatacacatggcttagtcttcatatcaagctttgacctttcatctttgggaacatgaacaaaagctttacatccaaagactcgtaaatgatggtaagaaacatctttgccgctccaaaccctgttaggaacatcaaaacgtaaaggtacacaaggggttagattaataatatgaactgccgtatttaaagcctcgcCCCAAAAGAATCGGACAACcttgcatgtgaaagcaaacatctaactctctcaaccaaagttctgttcatcctctctgctaagccattcaactgaggtgtctttggtggagtcttttgatgccgaataccattctccttacaatagtgtgacaacccagaaacttttgaccaaatttaaactttatctttaaatgatttaatattttcgacacgataagcaaagtctgtaatgttgagtcacgaaagttttggaactatattcatgtaatcaattattctttgactgttctcgaagattcacgaacaatatatatatatataacttaatgtgcatatatatatatatatatatatatatatatatatatatatatatatatatatatatatatatatatgatttcaagttatttagtaaacgatagtaatattcgattattgattcgattgatatttagataagttaactaaaacgtttaagatgaaccagtaaaatactaatttgctacagtatttttgaattgctacagtacccgaaaagctacagtgttttcgaaaatcactatttgctacggtaaaaaaactttgctacagtaaacactatttcaaaatgaaaatgtatatatgtatatgtatatactacgagatgatgatttatagaagcaaataaccaaaatacttaattgattaaagctacacttcgagtgacatagtttatcaatgattaagtttaatttttgataaaggtacacgtcgcgtaacgaaaagtactagttttctaagcgtacgaaaatgcgttcgggaaaccggaagcgggacataagttgaacgtaaacgtacaagacatcggaataaaaattacaagtcacctatacacgagaatataatataatatataattaattaatataaattatttatattatatatattataaaattatgtcgacgaacaaagaaacaaaaagatgtgagctggagacaggtggccatgcgatcgcatggccagaagcctagtaaaccatgcgatcgcatggcaggcaatttcaggccaacactataaaagct
This genomic interval carries:
- the LOC139899971 gene encoding probable membrane-associated kinase regulator 4 codes for the protein MAANLLSCNYEDEEFIDMEVSSSTHANSPSKSIEFEFQMESSNVHSNSPADELFYKGKLLPLHLPPRVQMVKSLLQNSKFKQNQEQEQEQEFITFSTPMVQSCNISPSESCRVSTELTPDEYFFEWSTELTGFIGDHPKKYNGPWSKKLRLIKHSSITQKFKASRSYFKSLFNKSSCGSDGNSSVKQEVEQECDNNFLKKYLKVTKKNGFGQLQTGKYPTLANVLEGIEEQGNEDVFDSNCSHRKSFSGAIKRKCSSSLTSSSSSSSTCSSTSASGSSSSSSSSSFNYSNNVIYELKRNSCADSELEGSIEAAIDHCKKSHQVFNPRNQVFSKCTF